A genomic window from Hyla sarda isolate aHylSar1 chromosome 10, aHylSar1.hap1, whole genome shotgun sequence includes:
- the TEX12 gene encoding testis-expressed protein 12 produces METMASNTAKYESKSIKRKKDKENIDPETQTPTNIPSTLSDSPQVEDIATMMKDLSKEVNLLFSNYAKTLSERSTVDSLHVREFDKILEEARSLEIQIRQKKENLRNHLSMIAKTLQR; encoded by the exons ATGGAGACAATGGCAAGCAATACAGCGAAGTATGAAAGCAAATCTATAAAAAGGAAGAAAGATAAGGAA AACATAGATCCCGAGACTCAAACACCCACAAACATACCTTCCACTCTGTCAGACAGCCCTCAGGTGGAAGACATAGCAACTATGATGAAAG ATTTAAGTAAGGAAGTAAACCTTCTATTCTCTAACTATGCAAAGACACTGAG tgAACGTTCCACTGTAGATTCACTACATGTACGTGAGTTTGATAAAATTCTTGAAGAAGCCAGATCATTGGAAATTCAGATAAGACAAAAGAAGGAAAACCTTAGGAACCATCTCTCCATGATTGCAAAAACTTTACAAAGATAA